The following are encoded in a window of Flavobacterium psychrotrophum genomic DNA:
- a CDS encoding glycerophosphodiester phosphodiesterase: protein MPILNIGHRGAKGHVTENTLASFARALTLGAKAIELDVHACATGELVVIHDFTVDRVTNGTGEVHKLTLAELKSLTVTGGHSIPTLDEVFETVGKNCFVNIEMKGRHTAQPVSNFIERYVAEKGYTYKDFIVSSFQREELENMSRINPKVPLGILTQASIHQAWEWAEAFNAVALHPHFSLLTESSVLKAQQAGYKVYPWTVNEPEDIARVKALGVDGIITDYPDRI from the coding sequence ATGCCCATACTCAATATAGGCCATCGTGGGGCCAAGGGACATGTAACCGAAAATACCCTGGCATCATTTGCCCGGGCTTTGACGCTTGGGGCTAAGGCTATAGAACTCGATGTGCACGCTTGTGCCACCGGAGAGCTTGTAGTAATTCACGACTTTACCGTAGACCGCGTTACTAACGGTACAGGCGAAGTGCATAAGCTTACTCTTGCCGAATTGAAAAGCCTTACCGTAACAGGAGGGCATAGCATACCTACGCTTGATGAGGTTTTTGAAACGGTGGGTAAAAACTGTTTTGTAAACATAGAAATGAAAGGCCGCCACACCGCACAGCCTGTAAGCAATTTTATAGAACGTTATGTGGCAGAGAAAGGCTATACTTACAAAGATTTTATAGTGTCGAGCTTTCAGCGGGAAGAGCTGGAAAATATGAGCCGCATTAACCCAAAAGTGCCGCTGGGCATACTTACACAGGCCAGCATTCACCAGGCGTGGGAATGGGCTGAGGCATTTAATGCGGTGGCACTGCACCCGCACTTTTCTTTACTTACAGAAAGTAGTGTGCTTAAAGCACAACAGGCAGGCTATAAAGTGTATCCCTGGACTGTAAACGAACCCGAAGACATAGCCCGCGTAAAAGCGCTGGGCGTAGATGGCATAATAACTGATTACCCAGACCGTATATGA
- a CDS encoding sensor histidine kinase, which translates to MQIRKKITITYIALSGISTLMLCVLVYFLFKYNNEYYFVKRLVDRAKIVSSIHYQHDPEKAAYYRQLKANGLEELIEETDYVLRVNGPDSFDYNTHLHLPHEFFEEVLANGSGYVHKSGYYHYAQVFDEGGVKYIVIVGARDSRGTTTTIYITRILFFGGMGFILLAYLFGRFLARRVINPVAKINKEVKRISASNLHSRLPMPEGNQGDEIYDLAQTFNGMLDRLQTSFDIQANFINNASHELKTPIATIIAETEITLLKERDLPEYEEVIRNINKQATRLGNLTDSLLKMTQAGYDTNKQVKDPVRMDELLMDVKAELDKLYPGNRVNISMNDMPEDDKFLTIPSNRPLLELALSNIIINGVKYSNNDEVFVSLSADEKAITVEISDIGIGIPDEDIPYLYEPFFRGKEASRYSGYGLGLPLASRIIKMHNGNINVISEKGKGTLVTLTFGHKNKLK; encoded by the coding sequence ATGCAGATAAGAAAGAAAATTACCATTACTTATATTGCACTTTCCGGCATCAGTACCCTGATGTTGTGCGTGCTCGTATATTTTCTTTTCAAGTATAATAATGAATATTATTTTGTGAAACGCCTGGTAGACAGGGCAAAAATAGTATCGTCAATCCATTATCAGCACGATCCTGAAAAAGCGGCATATTACCGCCAGTTAAAGGCAAACGGACTCGAAGAGCTTATAGAGGAAACAGATTATGTGCTTAGGGTAAACGGCCCCGATTCTTTTGATTACAATACGCACTTACACCTGCCTCATGAGTTTTTTGAAGAGGTTCTTGCAAACGGATCCGGTTATGTGCATAAGTCTGGTTATTACCACTATGCACAGGTGTTTGATGAAGGTGGTGTAAAATATATAGTTATTGTGGGCGCGCGAGATAGCCGTGGTACTACTACTACCATTTACATAACACGTATACTGTTTTTTGGCGGAATGGGCTTTATATTACTGGCCTACCTGTTTGGGCGTTTTTTGGCCAGGCGTGTCATAAATCCGGTGGCTAAGATTAATAAAGAAGTAAAACGCATTAGCGCCAGTAACCTGCACAGCCGCCTGCCGATGCCTGAGGGTAACCAGGGAGATGAAATATATGACCTGGCACAAACTTTTAATGGTATGCTAGACAGGTTGCAGACGAGTTTTGATATTCAGGCTAATTTTATAAACAACGCATCGCACGAGCTTAAAACACCTATTGCAACCATTATTGCAGAGACCGAAATTACACTTTTAAAAGAGCGTGATTTGCCGGAGTATGAAGAGGTAATAAGAAACATAAATAAACAGGCTACACGCCTGGGCAATCTTACAGACAGCCTCCTGAAAATGACACAGGCAGGCTATGATACTAATAAACAGGTTAAAGACCCTGTGCGTATGGATGAACTATTAATGGATGTAAAAGCCGAGCTGGACAAACTATATCCCGGCAACCGTGTAAACATCAGTATGAATGACATGCCGGAAGACGATAAGTTTCTTACCATACCCAGTAACCGTCCGTTATTAGAGCTTGCCTTAAGCAATATCATTATCAATGGCGTTAAGTATAGTAATAATGATGAGGTTTTTGTAAGCCTTTCGGCAGATGAAAAAGCCATAACGGTAGAGATAAGCGATATTGGCATAGGTATACCTGACGAAGATATCCCATATCTTTATGAGCCATTTTTTAGAGGTAAAGAGGCATCACGTTATAGTGGCTATGGCCTTGGTTTACCACTTGCGTCACGCATTATAAAAATGCACAACGGAAATATAAACGTGATTAGCGAAAAAGGAAAAGGTACGTTGGTAACTTTAACCTTTGGGCATAAAAATAAATTGAAATAG
- a CDS encoding LytR/AlgR family response regulator transcription factor — MTCIIVDDEPLAREGLQALIEEVSELRVLGRFSNAPVALEFLKDNTPDLIFLDIQMPKVTGLEFAAQLPVKSLLIFTTAYSQYALKSYELDAIDYLLKPIEKVRLEKAISKAILYKQLLSDDTAKNTIEQANNNFLLIKAERRFHKISLKDIRFIEGLKDYVVIYTTGQKLVTAMNLKTIHQKLNGDNFLRVSKSYIVNLNAVESFDTHNLYISDFEIPLGEIYKADFFEKYLSDFNE, encoded by the coding sequence ATGACCTGTATTATAGTAGATGATGAACCGCTGGCCCGCGAAGGATTGCAGGCTCTAATAGAAGAAGTATCTGAACTGCGTGTATTGGGCAGGTTCTCTAATGCGCCTGTAGCGTTAGAATTCCTGAAAGACAACACACCCGATTTAATATTCCTGGATATACAGATGCCCAAGGTAACGGGACTTGAGTTTGCAGCGCAGCTACCTGTAAAGAGCCTTTTGATATTTACAACGGCTTATTCTCAATATGCACTTAAAAGCTATGAGCTCGATGCTATTGACTACCTGCTTAAGCCCATAGAAAAAGTAAGGCTCGAAAAGGCAATTAGCAAAGCAATACTGTATAAACAATTACTATCTGACGATACTGCAAAAAATACCATTGAGCAGGCAAACAATAATTTCCTGCTTATAAAGGCCGAAAGGCGTTTTCATAAAATAAGCCTCAAAGACATAAGGTTTATAGAGGGATTAAAAGACTATGTAGTAATCTATACTACCGGCCAGAAACTGGTTACGGCAATGAACCTGAAAACCATACACCAGAAACTAAACGGAGATAATTTTTTAAGGGTAAGCAAATCGTATATTGTAAACCTCAACGCGGTAGAATCTTTTGATACGCACAACCTGTACATATCCGATTTTGAAATTCCGCTGGGAGAAATTTATAAAGCCGACTTCTTTGAAAAATACCTGAGCGATTTTAATGAATAG
- a CDS encoding endonuclease domain-containing protein codes for MEKEILSIIKGTYIYRKHISNLPANAQLKDRAKKLRKAGNYPEVVFWKQVNRHQFYNIDFDRQRIIGNYIVDFYIKSLGLIIEIDGTVHNEREDYDEKRTLFLESLGLSV; via the coding sequence ATGGAAAAAGAAATTCTCAGCATCATAAAAGGCACTTATATATATCGTAAGCACATAAGCAATTTACCCGCAAATGCGCAGCTAAAGGATAGGGCTAAAAAACTTCGAAAAGCAGGAAATTACCCCGAAGTAGTTTTTTGGAAACAGGTTAACAGGCATCAGTTTTACAATATTGATTTTGACAGGCAGCGTATCATTGGAAATTATATTGTAGATTTCTATATAAAATCATTAGGGTTGATTATCGAAATAGACGGCACAGTACATAATGAAAGGGAAGATTATGATGAAAAACGCACACTGTTCTTAGAATCTTTGGGACTTAGCGTATAA
- a CDS encoding sensor histidine kinase, giving the protein MEKWQDPKVIALWIAIVIVLIFTILLFVVKIMHAGYKRMTEANLRQARLEIDHQKKLLETGLLAQEKERTRIAADLHDGLIGKLSVIRMKTQIGQSPADIEQELGDSIAEARRISHDLMPPMLEFSSVPELVTRLIEPWESKLDIRLFADVRTEADVTPEFKIQLVRIVQELVTNIMKHANATTVLVHLRHTKTLLSICVTDNGKGFDTTINKPGLGLGSLEMRAQYLNGQYRIKSKPGSGARALVVCRL; this is encoded by the coding sequence ATGGAAAAATGGCAGGACCCAAAGGTTATAGCACTTTGGATAGCAATTGTTATCGTACTAATTTTTACCATATTACTTTTTGTGGTAAAAATTATGCACGCCGGTTATAAACGCATGACTGAAGCAAACCTGCGCCAGGCACGGCTTGAAATAGATCACCAGAAAAAACTACTTGAAACCGGGCTTCTCGCACAGGAAAAAGAACGTACCCGTATTGCGGCAGACCTTCATGATGGTCTTATAGGCAAGCTGAGCGTTATACGTATGAAAACTCAGATAGGGCAAAGCCCCGCCGATATAGAACAGGAACTGGGAGACAGTATAGCCGAAGCGCGCCGAATATCGCACGATTTGATGCCCCCAATGCTTGAGTTTTCATCTGTGCCGGAGCTTGTAACCCGCCTTATAGAACCATGGGAGAGTAAGTTAGACATCCGGCTTTTTGCTGATGTACGCACGGAAGCCGATGTTACCCCTGAATTTAAAATACAGCTGGTGCGCATAGTGCAGGAGCTTGTAACTAATATAATGAAGCATGCCAACGCTACAACTGTGCTTGTGCACCTGCGCCATACCAAAACATTACTTTCGATTTGTGTTACAGACAATGGTAAAGGGTTTGATACAACCATTAACAAACCCGGACTTGGGCTTGGTAGCCTTGAAATGAGAGCCCAGTACCTTAATGGCCAGTACCGCATAAAATCTAAACCCGGTAGTGGGGCAAGGGCACTTGTGGTTTGCAGGCTTTGA
- a CDS encoding response regulator transcription factor, with product MKLLIVEDEPNLLSVVRKGLSEKNHEVSAALDGTTALQMLEQNTYDVVVLDVMLPDINGIEICRRVRAAGNFVPILMLTALDSSDNIVSGLNSGADDYMSKPFKFTELEARINALARRAGQDHKPAELITIEDLEIDRRAKTVKRGGTPLNLTAKEFRLLYYLARNSGIILSREKILDNVWNINFDMNTNVVDVYINYLRNKVDKPFTTKLIHTMKGLGYVLKA from the coding sequence ATGAAGCTGCTAATTGTCGAAGACGAACCTAATTTGCTATCAGTAGTACGTAAAGGGCTGTCAGAAAAAAATCACGAAGTAAGTGCCGCACTCGATGGTACTACTGCGCTCCAAATGCTGGAGCAAAATACTTATGATGTTGTGGTGCTTGACGTAATGCTGCCCGATATTAATGGGATAGAAATATGCAGGCGTGTGCGTGCTGCCGGAAACTTTGTACCTATACTAATGCTTACGGCACTAGATAGCAGCGATAATATAGTAAGCGGGCTTAATAGTGGTGCAGACGATTATATGTCTAAACCGTTTAAGTTTACAGAGCTCGAAGCCCGTATTAATGCACTCGCACGCAGGGCAGGGCAGGACCATAAACCGGCTGAACTTATAACTATCGAAGACCTGGAAATAGACCGTCGTGCAAAGACCGTAAAACGGGGCGGTACACCACTAAACCTTACCGCAAAAGAGTTTCGCCTTTTGTATTACCTGGCGCGCAACAGCGGTATTATACTGAGCCGCGAAAAAATACTGGATAACGTTTGGAACATTAATTTTGACATGAACACTAATGTGGTAGATGTTTATATTAACTACCTGCGTAATAAAGTAGATAAGCCTTTTACTACTAAGTTAATACATACCATGAAGGGGCTTGGGTATGTGCTAAAGGCATAA
- a CDS encoding bestrophin family protein has translation MLLRKRIPLSYVLGKIKIELVLVILYTISFEVIHHFYNAGSVNIPIAVPAILGTIISLLLAFKSNQAYDRWWEARIIWGAIVNDSRSLVRQVITFYSDPDFSKEAVEFKERFAKRQAAWCYALAQSLRGKDAVKPITTLLTEDELRFVSNFKHVPNALLMLHGKDLKKALENGNINAYQQVEMDSILTKLCDSMGKCERIKNTVFPTTYSMYIRFTLCLFIVLLPFGLKDFLGWLQIPVVAMIGAACFLIEKMAIQLQDPFEDRPTDTPMVTISNGIEKNLMQMVNEYHNEFEDEKQDFDESLYDIQPYKDPYFIL, from the coding sequence ATGCTGCTAAGAAAGAGAATACCATTAAGCTATGTGCTGGGCAAGATAAAAATAGAGCTTGTTCTGGTAATACTCTACACCATAAGTTTTGAAGTAATCCATCATTTTTACAATGCCGGTTCGGTTAATATCCCAATAGCTGTACCTGCAATTTTGGGAACTATCATATCACTGCTCCTGGCCTTTAAGAGTAACCAGGCATATGATCGCTGGTGGGAAGCCAGGATTATTTGGGGAGCCATTGTAAACGATTCCAGATCGCTGGTAAGGCAGGTCATTACTTTTTACAGCGACCCTGATTTTAGTAAAGAGGCGGTTGAGTTTAAAGAACGATTTGCTAAGAGGCAGGCTGCCTGGTGTTATGCCCTGGCACAATCGCTAAGGGGCAAAGATGCCGTTAAGCCCATAACAACTTTGCTTACCGAAGATGAACTCAGGTTTGTTAGTAATTTTAAACATGTGCCTAACGCATTGCTTATGTTGCATGGTAAAGATTTAAAGAAAGCTCTTGAGAACGGAAACATTAATGCCTATCAGCAGGTAGAGATGGACAGTATTCTTACAAAGCTTTGCGATAGTATGGGTAAGTGCGAGCGTATTAAAAATACAGTGTTTCCTACCACTTATAGTATGTACATACGTTTTACGCTATGCCTGTTTATTGTGCTGCTGCCATTTGGGCTGAAAGACTTTTTAGGCTGGCTGCAAATACCGGTGGTTGCCATGATAGGTGCGGCATGCTTTCTTATAGAGAAAATGGCAATTCAGTTGCAGGATCCTTTTGAAGACCGCCCTACAGATACGCCCATGGTTACCATATCTAACGGGATAGAAAAAAACCTGATGCAAATGGTTAACGAATATCATAATGAATTTGAAGATGAAAAACAGGATTTTGATGAAAGTCTCTATGATATACAGCCATATAAAGACCCGTATTTTATTTTATAG
- a CDS encoding sensor histidine kinase, which translates to MSIENICNLHKNPVIKLLTEDRFRILRHVCMISVFFVIFASARILFVKDGDDYSGNAGFYHSLAPFILYMGILYINIYVLMNLFFKGQYLLYIILIMALSLSALLTLRYVIDPFFEPYLIRPRRHGLDDVVTFICATIFTTPIILVSNTMRLMQKWIQDTERLNELNTLTINMELAALKNQINPHFLFNMLNNVNVLVKTRPDTASTVIIKLSEFLRHQLYENNEESTSLMAEEQFLTNFLNLEKIRRDNFSFSISHQTPESTANILIPPNLFTTFVENAIKYSVDLGDNTTYVNIALKTEGNRLHFSCINSQNPDEKFRDTGSGGLGLANIKRRLEILYGDNHTLECTDLQSTYTINLTIPYDLYYSR; encoded by the coding sequence ATGAGCATAGAGAACATTTGCAACCTGCATAAAAATCCTGTTATAAAGCTGCTTACCGAAGATCGCTTTCGCATACTACGCCATGTGTGCATGATAAGTGTGTTTTTCGTGATTTTTGCCAGTGCCCGCATCCTTTTTGTAAAAGATGGCGATGACTATAGCGGAAACGCCGGGTTCTATCACAGCCTTGCACCTTTTATTCTTTATATGGGAATATTATATATTAACATATACGTTTTAATGAATCTGTTTTTTAAGGGGCAATACTTATTATACATCATACTAATAATGGCACTTAGCCTTAGCGCACTACTTACGCTACGGTATGTTATTGATCCGTTTTTTGAACCTTACCTTATAAGGCCCCGCCGCCACGGCCTGGATGATGTGGTTACTTTTATATGCGCCACTATATTTACAACACCCATAATATTAGTAAGCAACACAATGCGCCTTATGCAAAAATGGATACAGGATACAGAGCGCCTTAACGAGCTGAATACACTTACCATAAACATGGAGCTCGCTGCACTAAAGAACCAGATAAATCCGCACTTTTTATTTAACATGCTTAATAATGTAAATGTGCTGGTAAAAACCAGGCCCGATACTGCATCTACTGTAATTATTAAGCTATCAGAATTTTTAAGGCATCAACTGTATGAAAACAATGAAGAAAGTACATCGTTAATGGCGGAAGAACAATTCCTGACCAACTTTTTGAATCTTGAAAAAATTCGCAGGGATAATTTTAGTTTTAGCATTAGCCACCAAACGCCCGAAAGTACTGCTAACATACTAATACCCCCAAACCTGTTTACCACTTTTGTAGAAAATGCCATAAAATACAGTGTAGACCTGGGCGACAATACTACTTATGTAAACATTGCTTTAAAGACTGAGGGCAACCGGCTGCACTTTAGCTGCATCAATTCTCAAAATCCTGACGAAAAATTCAGGGATACCGGGAGTGGTGGCCTGGGTTTGGCTAACATTAAAAGGAGGCTCGAAATTTTATATGGAGATAACCATACCCTTGAATGTACCGACCTGCAAAGCACTTACACCATTAACTTAACTATTCCGTATGACCTGTATTATAGTAGATGA
- a CDS encoding NAD(P)/FAD-dependent oxidoreductase: protein MSKSFDVIIAGGGAAGFFTAINIAERNPALKIAILERGKEVLSKVRVSGGGRCNVTHACFIPADLVKFYPRGEKELRGPFNRFCSGDTIDWFERHGVELKAEEDGRMFPVTDSSQTIIDCFLAAAKKYNIQILTGQSIQSLYNAESHWKIATQTETYLAASLVMATGSNPKMWDMLAELGHSIIPPVPSLFTFNIKDPRIKDLMGVSALASVNVKGSKLDASGPLLITHWGMSGPGILRLSAWGARELAEKEYRFTLQVNWLNDTDAEDCEEILRELKLENAKKTIGKKSPFDFPNRLWESLVIAAGINTEARWADLTKQQLQDLTTQLTNGQYAVNGKSTFKEEFVTAGGIDLKEVNFKTMQSKLYNNLYFAGEVINIDAITGGFNFQNAWTGGFIAAESIAGQE from the coding sequence ATGAGCAAGAGTTTTGATGTAATAATTGCCGGTGGCGGGGCAGCAGGTTTTTTTACCGCAATAAACATAGCCGAACGCAACCCGGCACTTAAGATAGCCATACTGGAACGTGGCAAAGAAGTGCTTAGTAAAGTGCGTGTATCGGGTGGGGGCAGGTGCAATGTTACCCATGCTTGTTTTATCCCGGCAGATCTGGTAAAGTTTTACCCGCGTGGCGAAAAAGAGCTTCGCGGACCGTTTAATCGTTTTTGCAGTGGCGATACTATAGACTGGTTTGAACGACATGGTGTGGAACTTAAAGCGGAAGAAGACGGGCGTATGTTTCCGGTAACGGACAGCTCTCAAACCATAATAGACTGTTTTTTGGCTGCGGCCAAAAAATACAACATACAAATACTTACCGGGCAAAGCATACAATCTTTATACAATGCCGAAAGCCATTGGAAAATAGCAACCCAGACAGAAACCTATCTGGCAGCAAGCCTGGTTATGGCTACGGGCAGTAACCCTAAAATGTGGGATATGCTGGCAGAACTTGGCCACTCTATAATACCGCCGGTACCCTCGTTATTTACTTTTAATATTAAAGACCCGCGTATCAAAGATCTTATGGGGGTTTCTGCACTTGCATCAGTAAATGTAAAGGGCAGTAAGCTAGACGCATCGGGGCCGCTGCTTATTACCCATTGGGGTATGAGTGGGCCGGGTATACTGCGCCTTTCTGCATGGGGAGCCCGAGAACTTGCCGAGAAAGAGTATCGTTTTACGTTACAGGTTAACTGGCTTAATGATACAGATGCAGAAGATTGCGAGGAAATCCTGCGAGAACTGAAACTTGAAAACGCTAAGAAAACCATTGGCAAGAAGTCGCCGTTTGATTTTCCTAACCGCCTGTGGGAAAGCCTTGTCATAGCAGCCGGTATTAATACTGAAGCCCGATGGGCCGACCTTACAAAACAGCAGCTGCAAGACCTTACAACCCAACTTACAAATGGGCAATATGCAGTAAACGGTAAAAGTACCTTTAAAGAAGAGTTTGTTACCGCAGGTGGTATAGATCTTAAAGAAGTGAACTTTAAAACCATGCAGAGTAAGCTTTATAATAATCTTTATTTTGCGGGAGAGGTCATAAATATTGATGCCATTACGGGCGGTTTTAACTTTCAGAATGCCTGGACAGGTGGTTTTATAGCTGCAGAAAGTATTGCAGGACAGGAATAG
- a CDS encoding response regulator transcription factor: MENISIAITDDDALIVSLLENYLQTCPDIDVVFTATSGEQLLEKLSTAAIMPQIVLLDLRMNGMDGIAVAERLKIDYSYVRIIVISSHYQKSFMGFMIKTGVAAFLPKGISPLELVEIIRAVNKHGYFFKDDQLDALRAQITTKAPRPVLQQEELLSERETEVLRLICLQKTAKEIGDELFITQRTAEGHKNNLFTKTGAKNIAGLVIYAIQNQIIRVEDLPVI; this comes from the coding sequence ATGGAAAACATCTCAATAGCCATAACCGATGACGATGCCCTTATTGTATCGCTTTTAGAAAATTACCTGCAAACCTGCCCAGATATAGATGTTGTGTTTACCGCTACCAGCGGAGAGCAATTACTGGAAAAGCTAAGTACTGCTGCCATAATGCCTCAAATTGTGTTGCTGGATTTGCGCATGAACGGTATGGATGGTATTGCGGTTGCAGAGCGGCTTAAAATAGATTATTCTTATGTGCGCATTATTGTAATATCATCGCATTATCAAAAAAGCTTTATGGGTTTTATGATAAAAACAGGTGTAGCGGCTTTTTTGCCAAAAGGCATATCGCCGTTAGAACTTGTAGAGATTATACGTGCAGTAAATAAACACGGATACTTTTTTAAAGATGACCAACTTGATGCCCTTCGCGCGCAAATAACCACTAAAGCGCCAAGGCCTGTATTACAGCAGGAAGAGTTACTTTCTGAACGCGAAACAGAAGTTTTGCGCCTTATATGCCTGCAAAAAACCGCTAAGGAAATAGGAGATGAGCTTTTTATAACCCAGCGCACTGCTGAGGGCCATAAAAATAACCTCTTTACTAAAACGGGAGCTAAAAATATTGCCGGGCTTGTTATATATGCTATACAAAACCAGATTATAAGGGTTGAAGACTTACCTGTAATTTAA
- the xth gene encoding exodeoxyribonuclease III, whose product MKIATYNVNGVNGHLPVLLRWLEEARPDVVCLQELKAPQEKFPVEAINSAGYNAIWHGQKSWNGVAILARGHEIKEVTRNLPGDPEDEQSRYIEALVNNVLIVCLYLPNGNPAPGPKFDYKLQWFERFSARAKVLLDSKTPVVLAGDFNVIPNEIDAYKPERWVNDALFRPETREAFQKLIAQGWTDAIRKLYPDETIYTFWDYFRNAYGRDAGLRIDHFLLSDEAAAMLKSVAVDRHVRGWEKTSDHTPVWITLG is encoded by the coding sequence ATGAAAATAGCCACCTATAATGTAAACGGCGTTAACGGCCACCTGCCTGTATTGCTGCGCTGGCTTGAAGAGGCTAGACCCGATGTGGTATGCTTACAGGAACTTAAAGCACCACAGGAAAAATTTCCTGTAGAAGCCATTAATTCCGCTGGCTATAACGCGATTTGGCACGGCCAGAAAAGCTGGAATGGTGTAGCAATATTAGCCCGTGGACATGAGATTAAAGAAGTGACTCGCAACCTGCCCGGTGACCCCGAAGATGAGCAAAGCCGCTACATAGAAGCGTTAGTAAATAATGTACTGATCGTATGCCTGTACCTGCCCAACGGTAATCCTGCGCCGGGACCTAAATTTGATTATAAGCTACAGTGGTTTGAGCGTTTTTCGGCACGGGCTAAGGTACTCCTTGATTCTAAAACACCTGTTGTACTGGCAGGCGATTTTAATGTGATACCCAATGAAATTGATGCTTATAAACCGGAACGCTGGGTTAACGATGCACTCTTCCGTCCCGAAACACGCGAGGCTTTTCAAAAACTTATAGCGCAGGGATGGACAGATGCCATTCGTAAACTATATCCTGATGAAACTATTTATACGTTTTGGGATTACTTCCGCAATGCTTACGGGCGCGATGCCGGCCTTAGGATCGATCATTTTTTACTTAGTGACGAAGCTGCTGCCATGCTTAAATCGGTTGCGGTAGACCGCCATGTGCGCGGCTGGGAAAAGACCAGCGACCATACACCGGTATGGATAACGCTGGGGTGA
- a CDS encoding DUF4397 domain-containing protein, whose amino-acid sequence MKLNFISKMMLGTAAAITMLSCNIDDDSTYYTPDNNIAFSIIANASPSSGDLYFYADANRINATPSVYGTAEGYFRLYTGKRVLSLKDATGTLLDSTTVNLKAGDVFSAFAVNTYNNVELVTYNDTLQQPEAGQALVRFINLSPDAGAVDISGLNQTFATGVDFKEATNYVSVKSGTYDITFKNSTGAVLYTAKAEDFYSGSIYTIYTKGFATPPTGSNDTFSTKKLRNY is encoded by the coding sequence ATGAAACTTAATTTTATCTCTAAAATGATGCTGGGCACAGCCGCAGCAATTACCATGTTATCATGCAACATAGATGATGACAGTACTTACTACACACCCGATAACAACATTGCTTTTAGCATTATTGCTAATGCAAGCCCCAGCAGCGGCGATTTATATTTTTATGCCGATGCAAACCGGATAAACGCAACTCCATCTGTATATGGAACTGCTGAAGGTTATTTTAGGCTCTATACAGGAAAACGCGTACTGTCTCTAAAGGATGCCACGGGTACTTTACTGGACAGTACTACGGTAAACCTGAAAGCCGGAGATGTGTTTAGTGCCTTTGCCGTTAATACTTACAACAACGTAGAACTGGTTACTTACAACGATACCCTACAGCAACCCGAAGCAGGACAAGCACTTGTGCGCTTTATTAACTTAAGCCCGGATGCAGGCGCTGTAGACATTAGCGGACTCAACCAAACATTTGCCACCGGTGTAGATTTTAAAGAAGCAACAAATTATGTAAGTGTAAAAAGCGGTACTTATGATATTACTTTTAAAAACAGCACTGGGGCTGTATTATACACCGCTAAAGCTGAAGATTTTTATTCGGGCAGTATTTATACCATATACACTAAAGGTTTTGCAACCCCTCCTACAGGCAGTAACGACACCTTTAGCACTAAGAAGTTGCGCAATTACTAA